One Hippopotamus amphibius kiboko isolate mHipAmp2 chromosome 12, mHipAmp2.hap2, whole genome shotgun sequence genomic window, GAATCTCagttccctgggcctcagctcctGGGGGTCTGGTTCAGGGCTTGAGGCCAGGAAGTTTTTGGTagctttcagtttctttcagGCATGTAGACCTGGAAAATCTTTCATTTAGTTCCTAGGCAGAGCTTGGGGGTTCTCCCCCATTAAGTCCAGTCCCACCCCAACAATGTGAACTCCCAAGCCTACCTTGGaagatgttttcttcttttctgcttcttttctgctgaTCTTTTGGGATTTCTTGTTCAGTGCTtcaaagagaaacagaaggagCAAAGCCAGTTTCTGAGGGCTCTGAGCTGCAGTGAagtgggaggagcagagggggtTCTGGGAAGCCCCAGGGTGAGGAAAGGATGAAGGGCTGgctggatagatcacatcttgggactTAGGCCAGCGGGTTCTTGTTAGCCTGGCTGTAGACCTGAGCAAAGAGTCCTCTGAGGGAAAGCAAAGGGGAGATCCAAGAAGGCACTGGACTCAGTGTCTTGTACATGGATGGACTTTTGTTTCCTGTAttcctattttccatttctcaGAACTCTGGTGCCAGGCACACCtgatttgaatcctgactctgccatgtAACAGTTTTGTGGCCTTGGGCAACCTACTTAATCTCCTTCagactcagttctctcatctgcaAGTAGGGTACTGTAATACCTACCTTGAAGAGTTGTCTTGAGGATAAATGAGGTATGTTTATAAAGTGGAAAGTCTGGCACATTGAAGATGATCAATCAATGTTAATGTGCCCCAATCCCTTCCCTGATATATTTAGAATAACTTCTTTTTGAAGTGAGAGGCAAGTCAGTAAGGAATATTAGTTTTGAGCTTAGGTTGTGGAGTTAAAcccctgggtttgaattctggctttgcCAATTAAGAACTGTGTATTAGTTACTTAATTTTCTAAGCCTTAATTTACTTAGCTGAAGTAAATAAACAGGAATAAAGTAGGAATAAAAATAACACTCACTTCACAGTGTCTAGCACAAAATAAGAacatatgttattattattattgtcagaTGAAGTCGAACCAGAAGATGTCCAATGCCAGGTTCTAATGCCCCTGACATTTTCCCCGAGCAGTCATTTTCAATTCTCAACCCTGGCATGAGAGGACTAGTTCCTCCCAGACGTGGTTATATTCTGTAGCATTTCCTCAAATTTTTACCATTGATAGGAGTTCTGTGATTCAATGTTTCAGAAAAGCTGAGTTAAACCAAATTTACTAAGTGTCATGACTTTAGGGTTTCTCAGAGCCTCTAACATGCTAAGCTGCATATTAGATTGGTGGCAGGCAGGGCTTTCCTCAACCCAATGAGTTAAGGGGCACTTTATTCCTCCAGGACTGTTTTGAGGAATGAGCACAAAGGAGCTCTGACCTATGTCAGTGGATTCTGGTATCAGCTTGGGGAGTGTGTTTGACATCCTGCAGCCCCTTCTCACGGGCCAGAGCCCAGAGACTGGGCCCCAGGCCTGGCTACTTACCCACAATAGAGATAGAAGGGAAATCCAACAGGTTCATGGAAGAGTTGCTCCTCAGCCTCCTTTCATCTCTGGGCTTTTTCTCAGGTGCCAGGTGGCTGTAGGCAGTGAGGAAGCACAGGCAGACCAGCAGGGTAGCCAGAAGGAGGCGGGTGACATCCATCTCGGGAGGCCTGAGTGGGACAGAGAAGGCAGTCAGGTGGGCCAGGGGTCCTGGCAAATGGATGTGCCCTCctgctttctttgtgtttctttgggTTGGTGCTCTGACCCCATTCCACACCCTAGTGTCCCAGTAGAGCTGGAGGACCAGCAGCAAGGCTTAGGACAGGGAAGGGGAactgaagaaggaagaagaaagaaaaggagtgatgggagagaaagaaagaaagacaaggaagggagggagatttaagcaaggagaaaaggaatGTATTGCAATTGGTCTCTGCCATCCAGGGGGTGGGGTGcaagtttttttaaaacagtggcCCCAGGAGACCCTAGGCCTGGGCAGGGTTGTTGAAAGGTGCCCAGTAATGCCTCACAGTGGCAGAGATCTTACTAAAGTGCAGAGAATAAGGCCCATGAGTTAAAATTCAATGAGAAGGTGCAGGGATAAATAGCTTTTTTGGACAAGTGTGTATGTTATTGCATATGCTATATTCCCACATCCAGAGGAAATGAATGCAGATATGGTTTGCATCAGGAGGATAGGATGGACCTGTTCACATAGGCTAACtagatttattgatttattgctAGCTGGATTTTGATGAACCATACAGATCCCAGAGTGGACTTCTTCACATGAATGCCTATGTTTGGCTCAGTCAGGGCTCACAGCTTCCACAGcatctttatcttctctgagtGTGATCCCTACTCCTCACCCACCCTGTGCATGTTCTTTCTGGTCTGGGAAAAAGCTGAGACTGCTTTCCCAAGGTTCTTTGGCCCTGCCATAAGGTATAGTGGGtgagaagagaataaaacaatCTGTTCCTGCGGGTCCTGCCCATTCCTGGGCTCAGCCTGGCAATTTCTAGCCTATTTCCCCCAGCCCTCGGATTGCTTAGAGtaaaattttctccatttctgttaCATTCCAGGAGAAGGAGGACCCAAACAGCCAGCCCCCAACTGCATTCTTAACTTCTTAAAGGTGGAGGGGACAGTCCCTTCCTTTTGAAGTCCATCCTCTACCTCTCTCAGCCCTAATTCCATTTCTTCTGATTCCTTCAGATCCATTCATCCATGGGCATTTATTTGCCTATCATGAACTGGCCACCAATGAAATGAGCATTGGACTCAGCGTCAGGACATCTGAATTCTTGTCTTGGCTCAAGCATTAGTAAATGTGCGACTTTGGAcaaatccagttttttttttttttaatggactcattttctttttggtaaaatgAGGGGGGTGGGCTAGGTCAGTGGTTTGCATTCATTTAGCAGTGGAACTCTTTCTTCAAATAAACAATGACTTGAAGAATCCCAGTATATAAACCTGAAAAAGGCAATGCTGAGGTTTTTCAAGCAGCTCACATCTTTTTTGTGTGGTGGGACAATACATGTCCTCAGGTGCTAATGCCCAAAACATTTCTCGAGGCCCCAAGGTTCCCAACTCCATGCAGTGTGATTTCTGAAGCTTCTAGTCCCTATTGGCAATAGTTAACCCAAACAAACCTTTATCAGGAAAATCTGGGGACTGAGGCATAGTAATTTGCTCCATTCTCTGATTCTCAGAACTTTGTACTATTCTCTGTCAAATTATCACATTGTTTATGTGTTTGTCTCTCccacttgataaaaaaaaaagagatgtcatGTTTTACTCATTTCTATGACCATGAACCTGGCGCAGTGACCTGCCCCAGGCAGTAACTTGGTAAACGTTCAGCAGGATAAATGCTCCTGTCTTAAACGAAACTCCTCATTTTCCTGGTTTTGCGGGTTTCTGAAAAGAACACCATTAGTTGCCTCTTTAGCGTCAACTATGATCTTCCCTCTTTCTAAGAGGATCCTGGATTTCCTAGATATACATTTTGGGTGACAGTGACCCTAGCCCACATCTAAGAGGGGCCTTGATTTACTCATGACAAACAACATAATCCTATTCCATCCTCCTAGTGTTGGTTAAGGAATGGGGATGTGACTGAAGATGATCTGACCAGAGGAAGCCCAGGCCTTTTTCTGATTGTTTAGGGaagctctttctctctcactgggTATGTAATAAAAAGCCTGAAGTCCTGGTTAGTGCTGGCAGCTATCTTATAAAGGGAAGCCAGCTTTAGGACAAAACTGACACAGTAGAAGGCAGATTGGACATACAGTAAGAAAGGACATTGGTAACATAACTAagccactgaatcagaatttgccATCATATCTGGACTTATCACTTAGGTAAGCCAATACATTCCCTTTACTGTTTTAAACTTTTATGAGTTGTTTTCTGTTACTCTCAACTCAGGGCATTCTGAAGGATACTCTTCCTTGTCAATTGCCCTGTAGTTATATCTTCAGGTCTAAAGTTAGACTCTAAGGTAAAAATTGCAGAGTACAAAGTTCCTCCAGCTGgaaatgatgactttttttccttctttttttcatttcacaatgGAATAAGTAGTTGGCTTGCCTTTAGGGGTCctattatatgaaaaaaatccttttctttgAACACCAGGATCACCATCAGCATAGTGAAAGGTTCATACTGTGAGAGGTGTACAGGAACTGAGACAGCTGAGGGAATAGCAGCAGATGCCCAGCTCCCAGTTCTGCAGTGAGTATCTCCTcgctgcagagcaggggctctctGGATGGGAGAATCCAGAATCGCCTGCATATTTAAAttgctcctctcctctctctcactcactcactaAGTACATACAGTTGACGTTGCATAAGTTAAATGTGAGCATGGTCTGGCTCCACTGTACTCTCCATCTTTGTCCAATCACCACCCTCCCCAGCCAAGAATGCTAGTTTTAACTTTTGACTCGTTCTTCCctgatctttatatattttatctcttACCAAATTTTACTTTATGCTCCCTTTAAATTgtctcatattttccatttcctcttcacCCCAGCCCATTCCTTCTTCTCAATGGAACAAGTCACACTGCCTACATCTCCTTGCCTTTGCTCTTGCTTCAACAACTTTGTCTACTCTTTCAACTGTCCCCGGTCATATTTTACCCTTCCTCCAGGGCCCAGCTCAGTGCCAGCTCTAGCACATGTCTGTTTCAGTTTCAGGTCAGCCCAAATAGCTCTCTCCCTTTTCTGAACTCCTCCAGGTCTTAAACTCAATACCACAGTGCTTAGTACTTCATTGTTCTTTAAGTGTTCATGTGGGTCATTCTCATCAATTAGACTTGGTTCTTTGTTTAAAGAGCCTCACGGTTGCCTCCCAGCTGTTGTAGCTCTGTCATCGCACCTGCCCATCCCAGTTTGCCTTTCTGCCTGATTTAGATGACAGGGCCACTTGGACTCTAACTTCTTGCCCAGCTAAAAGGATTTTCTAGCCTGGTTCAGTCTAACTAGAGCCATCAGTGTTGCCTGGGATGGCTAGCTGGTTAGGACCGAGGAAAATGAGCTGAACTATATTTGAATGATTTCCTCCATTCCCTCCTTCTCAATTCCTGGGCTCTCTCTTCCTAGCAggactccctctctctctctaatgaTGCTGCTAGGCTCTCAGCTTGGAGAGcaatttcttcttctcctttgttCCGCAAACCCAACCAATCAGTCATTAAGTTCTAGTGTTTTTCATTCCCCCCCATTTCTCACAacccttcctccctttccactTCTTCTGTCCCTAGCAGCCTAGTTCCTCCCATCTGATCTTCCATAAGAGTCTCCTTGACTCTGGAACATATAACTAGACTAAGCTTCCTTTTAAATAAAGCCccatttcctttcattcattcattcatacatacattcattcattcatctagttaacaaatatttgttaagtaccTACTATGAACCAGTGCTATGCTAGGTTCTTGGGTAACAATAGTGATCAAGATACACAATGATGCCTGTCCTTACAGAGCTTACGTTCTATCAGGGATGACTGACAAGTTAAATAAGTTATTCTAATAAAGCTTGTGCTATGGGAGACCACAACTAGTGCATGGACTAGGGAAGGTCTCTTGAAGCATGTTGCACTGAAGCTGAGAACAGAGGGCTGATTTGGATTTATCCATGTTGGAGAAGAAAGTGGAGGTGGTGATGGCAGTGTTGCAGACACTAGGAATCATATACGTGAAGATACAAAGGCAAGAGAGGATGGTGCATTTGAGGAACTAGAAAAGATCAGTAAGGCTGGCAAATAAATGTAGCAGGAGATGGAGGCAGGGGCTAGATCATGATGGGACTTTGGAGTTTGGACAATATCTTAAGGTCGATggcaagtgaaagaaaaattttaaataggggGAGGGACTTAATCAGATTTGCATTGTAGAAAGATCCCTCTGACTGAGGTGTGGAGATGGAGGGGGCAAGActgagaggaaggaaaagcaaTTAAGAAGCTGATGCTGGATTCCAAGCAATGTCATTCCTCTGCAGGGGTTATCCTGATTATCAAGTGAAATACAGAATCCATAGCCTCAGAAAGGCACCAGAGCCCTCCCCAACCTGTCTTTCACATTCCTTTCCAGCTTTATCTTTTCCTATGGGAAGTATAGGTCCCAGCCAAGCCTGGCTATTTCCTGGTTCCCATGCAAAGCTCCTCCTTTACCACTTCTTAAGCCTGTCACTTTTGACCTAAGCACAGTACTTAGCTTGTTATACAAGCATTTATTTACTTACCACTGAGGCTGAATCTGTTGCCTTTAGTGACTGCAGTATTCATTTGCCCTTTCCATATTTCATGTAGCATTTGTACAGTCttcaagctaagaatggttttcacaTTTGTAAAGTGAATTAAATCcttcacattaaaaagaaacaaaaccaacagaGACCCTGTGTAGtcctcaaagtataaaatatttactatctggccttttacagaaaaagcttgccGATCCTCTCTAGATTGTGAGAATCCTGAGGGGCTGTTAAGCAAGCACATCACATTTGCTTTATCAATATCTACTAGTTGATGAAGTAATTAATTGCTTCTTTGGGTAAAGCTCTTGATGACCCTTATTAAAAGACCAATGTGATTTGGGAAAGGTAACTTGTGCCATTACCAACCAATAATATTTCTCATTAATTTATCAGGTTTCAGATCTGCTTTAGGACAGAGCTGGGTCCTAATGAGACAAAAGTTAGGACTGGTAAGTTTTGATCATTAGAGACAGAGGAAAAATCTCCATCATGAATAGTTATCATAATGTTTTGAAACTTTCTAATATATCATGCTGCCTAGAATTcataaagattcaatgcaataacACCTGGAatacaaataagaaatataataattGGATAATACAAGATAATATTTTGATTAGTTGCATAAAATTAAACgtgtattttaagattttattttgtacCCCTAATCTCTTCCAAAAgcaattttgtatttaattttggcCTTCTGATTGTTGCTAGagaggccattttttttttaagcagtagaGCTCTGGCATCAATGGGTATTGCACAGAAGgacaaatcagaaagaaattcactgagagaatagtattgacatatgtacactaccatgtgtaaaatagatagctagtgggaggctgtggtatagcacagggagatcagctcagtgctttgtgatgacctagaggggtgggatggggatggtgggagggaggctcatcaGGGAGGGGGTATaggtgtacatatagctgattcactttgtacagcagaaactaacacaacattgtaaagcaattataatccaataaagatttaaaaaaaaaaagaaattcaacttgaaaagagaaaaaaaaaggaaggaatggagatATGGAGAAATGGGTTGGGGAGAAGCTCTGATTAAGGAAAAGCTCTGATTAAGGCAAGTCTCAAGAGTCATGTCATTGATTGAGAGGCAGTATAtgtagttattttatttctttgggttttCCTTGTCTTAAGTGATATAAAACTGACCAAAAAACATGCTGGGAATTCCTGcaaagaagtgaaagagtagtTGGGAAATGTGGGTTAGAAAAGGAGTGGCTGGAGTTTGGGGGAGATTAACTAAGACCTAAAGTCCACATTCATCATTTCCTCTAAACACCTGATAATGCAGGAATTATCACCATTATAGCAAGCAGCAGGCCTAATACAAATACTAGCCACTGCACAATGGGCAGGGAGGAGATGTCATCAGGTAACGTCTCTAGACTAATTCAGGATATAATGAATTCCagggcttaatttttttaaaaaagtttcctttgctgtgcacacaactctttttttttttttttaatttattttcttttttatctttttggctgtgtcccatcttagttgcggctcgcggGAACTTTGTTGAGggatgtgggatttttttccttgtagcgtgcagccttctctctagttgtggcatgcaggttttctatttctagttgccacatgcaggctccagggcgtgtgggctctgtagtttgctgcaggagggcttagttgccctgcagcatgtgtgatctcagttcccagaccagggatcgaaccagcgttccctgcattggaaggcggattctttaccactggaccaccagggaagtccctgtgcaaGCAACTCTtaagaaataaacttaaaatacaatttcttaGAACCTCAGTAACTTAGTAGAACCTAAAACTAGACTGAGTCTGGGAAGGGTGAAGTGTCAGTGGAATTAATTTTACTTGTGTATTGGGAAAGGGGAAGAACCAATATTCCTTACACCAATTCTGGGGAGATATGTATATTCTAAATGTAATATATGTCCATAATACTCAGGTATATTATGATGCTTggggtcagattttttttttttttagaattcagAATTTTGTGGATTTTAGAAAAACAGTATCTTCTATATACTATATAAAACCACATATAAGGGGTCTAGAAACACccattacaaatatatttatgctTCTGTAGCAAAAAAGGTGTGGATAAACAAACAAGGATAAACAAAGACTATGAATTGATTCGCATCAATTCAggatggttttgtttgtttgtttgtttgtttgtttgtttttgccaaatgagctaccaaagggaaaaaaaaatttacagttttcagagttttGGGATTTTGCAATTTCAAGTAACAGATTATGGACCTATCCAAACTCTCACTACTGTTATTACTTAACATGGGATACACACTCCATCTATTAATACAGGATCATAATGCTGACGGCAATAACTACCTGTGCAATTCCTTTTCTCAAGAGTAATTTGTCCTTCCACTCTGTAGTGGTGAAGACTGTTCTTTGATATGTGGTATCTGATGACAATCCTTCCTCTTAAACCCATCATCTGCTTTAAGTTACTGCTTAGGATTTAAGATGAGTTTCTCTTCAGCACGTGGATATAAAAAATCCAGAAAGGGGAGTCAGCTTACATGGACATACCTGCCATTTAAGTGGCTGTGTGACCCTTGGCCCATCTGGGCCTcttctttctcatctgtaaagtgagcgGACAGAACTGCACGACTCAGTACATGTTATGAGGCACAAATTAGAACTTTAATAAAgatttgtttaatgaattaaaGAATCTAAAGACCTTTCTATTCTAAAATTCAGAAATGAATCCATCATTTCCGATTCCTGCTTCCTGGACTTTGGGGAGGTTAAGCAGTTGCACAAAGAAGGATTCTGTAAAGCCCCCTTGTAGTGTATCCTTAAGAGTTGGAGGGATTTATAAACGCATGAGTGTGGCTGAATCTGATTAAACCCTGGGAAAGAGAGCATGGAAAGTCATGGCTAAATGCAAGTGGTTTACACACCTCAGGAGTGTTgatgagtgtgtgtgcgtgtgtgtgcatccACATGAGTACAAATGTGTGAGGGCTCTGACTGAGGAAATATGAGACAGCAGTGTCCAGAGCATCCCTGAGCATGGTAAGGTGCGGAGACAGTGCATCAGTATACAGCGCACACTGAGTGTACACTGCAGACATCCCCTTAGCTATGGCATCGGGATAGCCTGACATCTTAATCCTTTAGGGTCAAGGCCTTGGtcccaaaagcaaaggaaaggatTATAATGTCCCAGTGATGGGGGATGGCTAACCAACTACTGGGACAGTGGTATAGTGAGAGATGagaactgaaggagaggtgaaggCAGCAGAGTCTTCTTGAAGACCGAACAATATTAGCTGCTAAGCAAACCAGGTGTTAACGAGGCGCAGTCTTGACAAAGCCTGTCATGGGCTGTGCTGGTGGCATCTGTGAGGGAGGCCAGGGTGTCTGGGCAGCCAGCAAGCTGGCATTGCAGGGGAAGAGACTGGGCTCAGTTGATTGTAATAGTGGCTTCCATCAGTCCTGCCAAGCACCAATGGCTAGGGATCTGGTGAAGCTCATCCCTGTGGAGGAGGAAGTTTCTAGAAGCAAAGCAGTGTTGGGTATGGGTCCAGCATGGAGGAGCAACTCATATAAGCTAGTGGTGATGGGGGCAGATTTTCCTCTGACCAGTCTTTTAGAACAAAACATATACttgggaggaaaaggaaattctAGCAGGACAGAATCTTAACCTTAAAATTGTCTGCAGAATTTGTGCCTGTGTGCATTTTTTTAGGTGGAAGTTCCATAGCTTTCTCTGGATCCATAAGGGTGTCTCTGGCCCCTAAAAAGCTCAGAACCACTCAGCTTCTAGGATCTAAAATGGAAACCCCTTCTTGGTGTATTATGTTCCTGCAACCTGACGGGCTCATCCTGAATCACAGGCACATGAGAGCAGAGGATATTGtcagttttccttccttccttccttctttccttcctccctccctcccttccttctttctttcttttaatatttatttacttatttattttggctgctccaggtctcagttgcaacacacaggatcttcactgcagcatacaggatcttcaATTGTGGTATGCGAAtacttagttggggcatgcagacttcttagttgcggcatgtggacctcttagttgcggcatgcaggatctagttgcTCGACCAGGGAGTGCGAAGttttactcactggaccaccagggaagtccctgttagttggttttttacttttttcctattcAGGTAGTACTTCTTTTCTATAGTTGGGAAAGTGTTTCTATTGTTGGAAGGGGTACATCATGCCAGACTATTGCTGGTTTAGAATATACTAAAGAAATGCAACATTGAAGCAAACTGAAGAATTTAAACAGTATGGTCCCATTTGTAAACAAATATCAAACAACTCCCTCAAATGTGTATTTGTTTGCATATGCAAAAAGAAGAAGCCTGGAAGaatgtcattaaaaatttaatatcaaTTACTTCTTAGGAGTGGAAATTAGTATGGAGAGTGAGGTAGAGACATGTATAATACttctgtatttgtatttttttacaagCATGTTATCACTTTGTAGTAGGAAAGTATAAAGGaggatagaaataaaatattaaatgctgtTTGACACAACACCAAAGGATTTAAAGAAGCTGGATGGAGAGTTATATTTGATTTGTGATAATGAGCCTGGTGAATTTGCAAGACCCTCCTCCCCTTTTGTACCTTAAATTCAGTGTGCAGTTTGCTCTCAGCACCTACTGCTCTGTCAGTAAAATGTAGGGCTTTCTTACAGCATATCTTCGTATTACCTGGGGTCCCTTCTTTGCCCTGGAACACTCTCAAAGCCTATTACTCTTCTGGCTCATCAGCCACAGTTTCTGATTTGCCAAAACCTGTGAGAAGTAACACACAATTTTTGTTGTGGTTTAGTTTCTCAGCCAAACAAGCTGTACCAAATACTGAGGGTCAGGGCCAGAGGAGAAATATCTCTCATTCATGGCTACCTAGATCCCCCACACCAGTGTTCAGCAGCTGCATAAAGATCCCACTGCCTTACACATCTTTCATCCACTTGGGCAGCTGATGGTATGCATCCATGACAAGTGCCTGCCTGGGCTGAGCTTAAGAGGCTCTCCTGGGGCTACCGGCCCATTGCTTAATGTTCACCCAGGCTTATTAGTGTTGATAATTTCTGGGGTAGCAGGATAGTGGCAATATGTTTTATTGACTTAGTTTTGTCCTCGAACAGCCAATcaagcaattattattattattattatttttttggcacacgggcttagttgctccgcggcatgtgggatcttcctggagcagggatcgaactcatgtcctctgcattggcaggcagactcccaaccactgcgccacctaggaagcccaagcaaTTActttttgaatgctgtgggaagccttccctggctgTCTTCTCTGGAGAGTTAATTATTCTTTCCTCCCCAGACACACTGTATTGTAATGATTTGTTCATTTGCCTGTCTCCTCTAGATTGAAGACTTATTAAGGGCAGAGcctgtgtcttattcatctccATGCCCTTCCCCTCCCTACTACCCCTAGCCCTAGTGCCTAAGCGCAAAATAAAGCCTCAGTAAATGTTTCTCTCGATTGAATCAATttactaaaatataaatgaatatggcaattccctggcggtccagtagttaggactccgtgcttccactgcagggggtatgggttccatccctggccggagaactaagatcctgcaagccactgtagatgtggccaaaagaaaaaaaaagaatagagtccCTGCCTTTAGATGGCTTTCAGTCCTGCAGGGCAAACAAataactaacaaaaaaaaaattagtacagAAGTGTTAGAGTTGAGATACAAGTGAAATAAATGCCTTgggtaagcagaaaaaaaaagggtggtTAAACTTCACAGGGTCTTGTATGATTTTGTGAGTTACTGCTGAACAGGAACCTCTCTAATTTCCTCAGCCTACCTTCCAATCTTGGGCTGAAGCTCCTGGAGTGCTCAAACATACTGATACTGTGCGGCTCTTGCCAGTTCCTCCCTCTTTCATATGGTTCTATGTAGCAGACATTCTCTGCTGCTTTTCCCCTTTGGCAGTCTCCTTGAATTTCCTGCCCTAGAGGATGGCTTCCTTTTACAGCCTTCAGGCCATTGGTAGCCAGATGTGCACAGCCAAAGCCAGTTACTGAGATTTCCATCCTATTTTAATCAATTATTTGGCTAGAGCTTTTCTTCAGTAGCCAAATCTCATACTAGGAAGATCACTAGGTCCTGGACATCCAAACCAGGCTGGTGGCCTGGGGTTGTGGGAAGTAGTCAGTGGCCTGAGTCGGGAGTACAGGTGCCAAGTTCCTGATCCTTTCCCAAAGGATATTTCTAGGCATTTCATTACAACCTCCTAATAAAACAGGGAGACCATTTTCCTTCTCATTCCCATCTCCCAGGATGTAAGTTAAAGGTAGGCTACCCAATTTGCGGGCctctgtacaaaatgaaaatgtgggaccACTtgctaaaaaattaagaatatcaaGGAGCGCATTAAAGTAAGCAAGCATGAGGCCCTCTGCAACTGCTGAAGTGCACACCCATGAAGCCATTTCTGGTTACAAGATCGAGAAAGCTGACACTGATAGTGTTACATGGTGGCTATAAAGAAGtttgtgagaaaaaaaggaagtttgTGGATTGGGGGACCATTGAATTACACTCAGCAGTTTCAGCAGTAAGTTATATAATGATGAGACTGCTTCTAGACATCCCCTGTAGCTGTCTTACTAGTGCTCCAGGTGTCAGACATCTTAATGCAGCAGGGATCAAAGAATGGACCTGAGTTCTAGACCTAGCCCTGCCAGGAATTTACTGTGGGACTTCTGGCAAGTTACTTTCTCTCTGTGGGCATCTTTTTCTTCACTTGTACAGAAAAGGATTTGGATTAGATGTTGAAGGTCTCTTCTAACTCTGACTTTAAGCAGCTTTTGACAGGAAAAAGCTCTCTGGAGGAAGCTCCTTTTGTCTTGTCATTTTAGTAAAGCTATTCTGCAGCTAACCTTAAGCCAGgcacccccatgctctactcatctctggcccaagcaca contains:
- the ASIP gene encoding agouti-signaling protein; this translates as MDVTRLLLATLLVCLCFLTAYSHLAPEKKPRDERRLRSNSSMNLLDFPSISIVALNKKSQKISRKEAEKKKTSSKKKASVKKVARPRPPPPVPCVATRDSCKPPAPACCDPCAFCQCRFFRSACSCRVLNPAC